From a region of the Malania oleifera isolate guangnan ecotype guangnan chromosome 12, ASM2987363v1, whole genome shotgun sequence genome:
- the LOC131144464 gene encoding probable protein S-acyltransferase 7 has translation MQGKLYTAPQPPHLSDSNRKIIDSNGPSVRLYQVWKGSNRFFLGGRLIFGPDVRSLLLTVLLIVTPVILFCLFVSQRLINEFPHQLGNLIAAVSAIFTVYIIILLFLTSGRDPGIIPRNPHPPEPEDEGEGSSLSAEWAGSQSGVPTLPPTKDVVVNGTIVKVKYCHTCMLYRPPRCSHCSICNNCVEHFDHHCPWVGQCIGKRNYRFFFMFVSSTTMLCLYVFAFCWVNIKEVMNTYNCNLWRALVKAPFAGVLILYTFIAAWFVGGLTVFHLYLIFTNQTTYENFRYRYDGKTNPYNLGCARNIGEIFFSKIPKSKNDFRAEVKGDLSSVFEASMSLGHPVSPEMPKRSFDMEMGKRKAVAAEDLEDLQSQIESVGGLERCGPESRHSNWDRKSNWEITPDVQMLAAEFGIENGSTGRDKNHGGH, from the exons ATGCAGGGGAAGCTGTACACAGCGCCTCAGCCTCCTCATCTTTCTGATTCCAACAGGAAAATCATTGATTCAAATGGTCCGTCTGTCCGACTTTATCAAGTCTGGAAAGGAAGCAAT AGATTCTTCCTTGGAGGCAGACTTATATTTGGTCCAGATGTGAGATCGCTATTACTCACAGTGCTTCTAATTGTGACTCCAGTGATCTTATTTTGCCTTTTTGTTTCTCAAAGGCTCATTAATGAATTTCCGCACCAATTAGGCAATCTTATTGCTGCTGTTTCTGCCATATTCACAGTTTAT ATCATTATTCTTCTTTTCCTTACTTCGGGAAGAGATCCTGGCATCATACCTCGTAATCCACATCCTCCAGAACCAGAAGATGAAGGCGAGGGCTCTAGTTTATCTGCAGAGTGGGCAGGAAGTCAGAGTGGTGTTCCAACTTTGCCACCTACAAAAGATGTGGTTGTCAATGGGACCATAGTCAAGGTCAAATACTGCCATACATGCATGCTATATCGTCCACCTCGATGCTCTCATTGCTCTATCTGCAATAATTGTGTCGAGCATTTTGATCACCATTGCCCTTGGGTGGGGCAATGTATTGGGAAG AGGAATTACAGATTCTTTTTCATGTTCGTGTCCTCGACAACCATGCTCTGCCTGTATGTTTTTGCCTTCTGCTGGGTAAACATCAAGGAAGTAATGAACACATACAATTGTAACCTCTGGAGGGCTCTCGTGAAGGCCCCTTTTGCAGGAGTTCTGATATTATATACTTTCATTGCTGCCTGGTTTGTTGGAGGTCTAACTGTGTTCCATCTCTACTTAATTTTCACAAACCAG ACGACATATGAGAATTTCCGTTATCGGTATGATGGGAAGACAAATCCCTATAACCTTGGTTGTGCTCGTAATATTGGGGAGATCTTCTTCTCTAAAATTCCGAAATCCAAAAATGACTTCAGGGCAGAAGTGAAGGGAGATTTGTCTTCTGTGTTTGAAGCCTCTATGTCCTTGGGCCATCCTGTGAGCCCGGAGATGCCAAAAAGGAGCTTTGACATGGAGATGGGGAAAAGGAAAGCTGTTGCTGCTGAGGATCTTGAAGATCTACAGAGCCAGATAGAAAGTGTAGGTGGATTGGAAAGGTGTGGGCCTGAATCGAGACATTCGAACTGGGATCGCAAAAGCAACTGGGAGATCACACCTGATGTGCAAATGTTGGCTGCTGAGTTTGGAATTGAAAATGGTTCAACTGGCAGGGATAAGAATCATGGAGGCCACTAA